Within the Achromobacter spanius genome, the region GCATGTGGTGCGCGCGCTGCTGGAACACGGCGTGGACACGGTATTCGGCGTGCCCGGCGAAAGCTATCTGGACCTGCTGAACGCGCTGTACACGGAGCGGGACCGCATCCGCCTGGTGTCCTGCCGGCACGAAGGCGCGGCCTCGTTCATGGCCGAAGCGCATGGCAAGCTGACCGGCCGGCCGGGCATCTGCATGGTCACGCGCGGGCCCGGCGCCACCAATGCCAGCATCGGCGTGCAGACGGCGTTTCAGGATTCCACGCCGCTTATCGTGCTGGTGGGCCAGGTAGGCAACGACATGGTGGAGCGCGAGGCGTTTCAGGAAATCGACTACCGCCGCATGTTCGGGCAATTCAGCAAATGGGTGGCGCAGATCGACAGCGCCGCGCGCGTCACCGAATACATGAACCGCGCGTTCTCGGTGGCGATGTCGGGCCGACCCGGTCCCGTGGTGCTGGCGTTGCCCGAGGACATGCTGACCGAATTGGCCGCGCCGCAGGACTGCGGGACGATTCAGTTTCCGCAGGCGCACCCGGCACCCGATGCGCTTGCCGACATGCGCGCACTGCTGGCCGGCGCACGGCGGCCGCTGATGATCGTGGGCGGTTCGGGCTGGACCGACGCGGGCCTGGACAGCCTGGCCCGCTATGCCAGCCGCAATGGCCTGCCCGTGGCGTGCTCGTTCCGCCGGCAAGACCTGTACGACAACCACCATCCGCAATACGTGGGCGAAGTGGGCATCGGCGTCAATCCGGAACTGGCCGAGGCCGTGCGCAACGCCGACGTGATCCTGGCGGTGGGCGCGCGCCTGGGTGAAATGGTGACCGGCGGCTATACGCTGCTGCAATCTCCCGTGCCCAGGCAGACGCTAATTCATGTGCTGGCCAGCCCGGAAGAGCTGGGTCGGGTATATCAGCCCACCGTGAAAATACAGTCGGGCCTTAACGCCTTCGCGGACGCGGCCGCCGCACTGGACCCGCTGGACGCGGCCCCGTGGCGCGGCTGGCTCGACGGGCTGCGGCAGAGCTATCTGCGCTATACGGAACCGCCTGCCACCGCGCTGCGCATGGACCCGGCGCGTGTCATCGTCGCCCTGCGCGAAGGGTTGGACGCGCGCGCCATCCTCACCAACGGCGCCGGCAACTACAGCGCCTGGGCGCATCGCTACTACCGTTTCACCCATGCCCGCACCCAGCTTGCGCCCACCAGCGGCGCCATGGGCTACGGCGTGCCCGCCGCCATTGCGGCCAAGCTGCGCCACCCCGAACGGCAGGTGGTGTGCCTGGCGGGCGACGGCTGCTTTCTGATGACGTCGCAGGAGCTGGCCACCGTCAAGCAGCATCGCCTGGCCATCGTCTTCATCGTGTTCAACAACGGCATGTACGGCACGATCCGCATGCATCAGGAAGTGCACTACCCGGGCCGGACCATCGGCACGGATCTTTGCAACCCCGACTTCGTGGCCTACGCGGAATCGTTCGGCGTGCCCGCCGAGCGGGTGGACAGCCACGAAGGCTTCGCGCCCGCCTTGGCGCGCGCGCTGGATAGCGGGTCGCCGTATCTGATCGAACTCAGTCTGGACCCCGAGGTGATCACGCCTCGGGCCACCCTGACCAGCTTGCGCGAAAAGGCTCGGCTTGCCGCAGCCTGACGTTCAGGATCGGTTTGCCGCGCGCCGGCCGCAAGCACGGCGCGCGGCGCCCACATAAAAAAATATCCACATCTGGAGAGAGACTATGAATACCCCCCTGCGCCCCCTGCGGCGGCTGGCCGTGACCGCGACGATGGCCGTCGCGGCCCTAGTCGCCGCATCGTCCGCGGCATCGGCCGCCGCCGCCGACTATCCCGAACGCCCCCTGCGCATCATCGTGCCCTTTGCCGCGGGCGGCGCCACCGACGTAATCGCCCGCACCGTGGCGCAGTCCATGTCCACCCGCCTTGGCCAGCCGGTAGTGGTGGAGAACAAGGCAGGCGCCAACGGCAACATCGGTGCCGTCATGGCGGCGCGCGCCGAGCCGGACGGCTACACCCTGCTGATGGCCACATCCAGCCACGCCATCAATTCCACGCTCTATCACAAGCTGGATTACAGCCTGACGGGCGACTTCGCGGGCCTGTCGAACCTGGCGTCGGTGCCCTTGCTGCTGGTGGTGAACCCGTCGGTGCCGGCCAAGACGCCCGAGGAGCTGGCCGCCTACGTCAAGGCCAACGGCAACCGGGTGAACTACGCGTCGGGCGGCACCGGCACGGCGTCGCACCTGGCGGGTGCCCAGTTCAATTCGCTGGTGGGCGCGCAGATGACGCACGTGCCGTACAAAGGGGGCTCGCAAGCGCTCAATGACCTGATGGGCGGCCAGGTCCAGATCATGTTCGCCAACCTGCCCGAAGTGCTGTCACAGGTACAGGCCGGCCGCCTGACGCCCATTGCCGTCACGGGCCAACAGCGCCACGCCGCGCTACCCAACGTGCCGGCGTTTTCCGAGACGTCCTACCCAGCCATGAACGCCCGCTCGTGGTTCGGCCTCTTCGTACCCGCAGCCACGCCCGCCCCCGTGGTGGAAAAGCTGTCGCAGGCCATCACCCAGGGCGTGGCCGACTCCGCCGTGCAAGACAAGCTGAAGGGGCTGGGCGCCGACCCCGTCGGCGACGGCCATGCCGCCTTTCAAAAGTACGTGAACCAGGAAGTTGAGCGCTGGAGCGTGCTGGTGAAACAGTCCGGCGCCACAGCCGACTGACGATCAATTTTCCGCAACATCCATCGAGGAAACCCCATGCTTTACGACGTACGTACCTACACCTGCCGCGCCGGCACCATCAAGAAGCATCTGGCGCTTTATGCCGAGCACGGCTATGAGGTGCAAAGCCGCCACCTGGGCAAGCCCCTGGCCTACATGCAGACCGAGACGGGCGACGTGAACAGCTACATGCACATCTGGGTCTATGACAGCGCCGCCGACCGCGACGCCAAGCGCCAGGCGCTGCAAAAAGACCCCGCCTGGGCCGGCTACCTGACCAAGAGCGCCGACGCTGGCTATCTGATCAGCCAGGTAAGCCGGCTCATGACGCCCACGGCGTTCTTCAAGCCCTGAGTGCTCACCCCTGAAGCGCGGCTGCCTCGGCAATGCCGTTGATAAACGCCGCCACCCGCGCGATCACTTCGCGGCGCTCGCAACCCATCGTGATCAGGTGGGCGCTGTCTTCAAGTAACTGCAAGGACACGTTCGTATTGCATGCCCGGTGCACGATTTCAAAGGCATTCGATACGGACGCGACGTCATCGTGCCGGGCATGCATGACCAGGCAAGGCGCCCGCAGTACGGGCATGCGTCGCAACACCGAGGCGGTCAGCTTTCGGATCTCGGCAAGCGCCCACCAGGGAGTGCCCGACAGCCCCAGGTGCGGTTGGTCTGGAAACACGCGATGTTGGCCAATGCCTAGCACCCGCAAGACGGGCAGCAGGAAGGAAAGCCGGGTATAGCGCGGCAGACCCTTGCCGTCATGTCGAAAGGCGGGCGACAAGGCCAGCACGCCCGCCACGTGCAACGGGCGCTCCTGTGCCAAGGCCAGCGCCAGCACCGCTCCCGTGGAGAATCCGCCGACCACCAGGCGATCGACCTGGCTTGCCAGCAGATCCGCGCCGCGCCGCACGCTGGCCAACCAATCCAGCCAGCTTGTGTTCTCCAGGTGTTCTCGCGTGCCGCCATGGCCCGCCAGCGCTACCGTCAGCACCGTGTAGCCCTGAAGGTTCAGACTGCGCGCCAGCAGGCGCATTTCTTTAGGCGTGCCGTTCAGGCTGTGGACCAGCAGGACTCCCGTGCGGCCACGCGCGCCCTTACCGGCAAGCAGATACTCGTGAGGCAGGTTCACGCCGACGACCCCTCACCCTGGCAGGCTTCAGCGGGCAAACTGGGGTCCATCGCGCGGCGGTATGCCTCAAGCGTACGGAACATCTTTTCGCCCAAGCGGAAATGCGTGTCCGCGAACCCGTGGGCGTTGGCCACGATGGCTTGCGCATGCCACGGCCGGTTTCGAATTTGCAAGATGCAATCGACATACCCCGCGACGTCACCCGGCGCGGCCAGCCAGCCGGTCTTGCCTGGCGTGACGATCTCGGGCAAGCCACCCACATTGCTGGCCACGACAGGCCGGCCCGTGGCGTAGGCTTCGGGCACGATGCGCGACCAGGCTTCCGCCGCCGACGGCACCAGCACCACGTCAGCCGCCCGGATCATGTCGGGCACATCGGTCCGGTGGCCGGCGAACACCACATGTTCCGCAATGCCCAGATCCACAGCCAGGCGGTACAGCTCGTACGCATAGGCTTGAGTGTCGGGGGTGGCCATGCCCACGACCAGGGCCACGGCGGGCACCCCCTGGACACGCAGGCGTTGCACCGCTCGCAGCAGGTCGGCCTGGCCTTTTTCCGGGCGCAACATCGCAACGGTTGCGATGACGTAAGCCTCGTTGGCGGTTGGAATCCGCAGGTCGCGCCGGATGCGCAAGCACGCTTCGGGTTCGTCAGCCGGCCGGAAGAATTCGTCGCCGGCCCATTCGCCCACGACGCTGATCCGATCTTCACGCACCAGCCGAGCCGCCAGCAGTTCCTGTTTGCCGACTTGGCTGGTGGCGATGACGTGGTCGCAGCCGATGTGCCATTCCAGCCTGCGGCGCGGCGAAGTGCGCATCGGCTTGGCGAAATGACGGGTTCGGACGACCGCGCACAAGTCGCGGCACAGCGCGGCGGTCTTGCCGTCGGCGCGGCTATGGCTGTCGATGACCTGGATGTGCAAGGCCTTGATGGCGCGACGCAACGCCAGGACGGTCAACGGTGAATACGCCGGCTTGAAGTCGATGTCCACGGTCGTCAGGTGGCGCTCGCGCGCCGCGTGGCTGACGGCGCTGCCCGAGGGCGACGCGATGGCCACGTCGTAGCCGTGGTCTTGCAGCCAGCTTGCCTGCTCCAGGGTGCGGAATTCCAGTCCGCCCAGGCTGGGTTCAGCCAGCGTATGCAGTATGTGCATGATGCTCCAATACATTAAGGCAGGCGGCCAGCACGTCATCGGGCGTGATGGCGTCGATTCTGTCCTGCGGATGGCGCGGAACGACAGAGGCCGCGCCGGGCCGCTGCCAGAACCATTCCGGATTCGGTTCGTTGAAGATTCCGACATAGGGCACACAGGCGCCTTGCGCAATATGCGAGGGGCCGCAGTCATTGGCCACCACCAGGCGCGCGCGCAGCATGATGGCGCTTAGCTCGGGAATCGGCCGGCAATAGGCAATGGCGAGGTCGGGCCGCTGCATCGCCAGCAAGGCGTCGCGTTCCGCGTCTTCTTGCCGGCCCAGCACGAACAGAAAGCGGGTGTCTTTGCCCAACTGCCGCTTGAGCTGCTCGGCCAACAGCAGGTAGTTGGCCAGGCTCCAGCGCTTGAACGCGCCCGAGCCGCCACCAGGAATCATCACCACATCGGCGCTGTGAACGGTGCGCAGGTGCGGACGCGCCAGCGTCTGAAAGCACGCGCGTGTTGCGCTTGCTGGGTCAAGTGGACGGTACGAGGCCAGCAGGCGCAGATTGGCCAGGCCAATGTATTCGGTGATGTCCTTGCGGTGGCCATGCGTCCAGGCCAGGTCGCTGATTCGCGCATTACGGAAGCCCAGGCGGATCGGCGGCCGACGCAGCAGGTTGACCAAGCCAAAACGTTCGCTGCTGTGATGCAGGCTGACGCATATGCGCGTGTTTTTTTTCAGGCTGCGCAGGTAATCGCTGAAGGTCGAAGCGCGCACAAACTCCTCAACCCAGGGCAGCGCGCGATAGAAGCCGCCCACGTTGTCACGGGCAACCACCTTGATGTCCAGGCACGGCCACCACGTCTTGAGTTGATACAGCGTGGGCATGGCGACGATCTGGTCGCCTAGCTGCGGCTGGCTTCTGACAAACACAACGATTTCCGACACCTTCGGCCTCCCTGCCGGTGACGCGGCCGCTTGACCGCTGGCGGGCAATGTATCGGGAGGCGCTTGGCAAACTTCCGGGTTCCCTTTAACGATTGTGAAGAAGCATGCAGGCGCGCTTCATACAACTACACAATTCGCTGGCCGTTCCAGCTGATCACGAAGCGGGCGCCGCCCAGCGGACTATCGGCCACCAGTGCCGTGCCGTGATGCCACCGCGCCACCCGGCTGACGATAGCCAGCCCCAGGCCCGTGCCGCCCGTGCCGCGCGCGCGACTTTCATCCAGGCGGATGAAGGGCTCGAAAATGCGTTCACGATCGGCGGGCGGCACGCCTGGCCCGTCGTCGTCCACCGTCAGCACGTACTGATGTGGCGCCGGACGCGTCAAGCCGACCTGAACCTGCCCGCCCGCGTGCCGGATCGCGTTCTGCAGCAGGTTGAGCAAGGCACGCGTCATGTAGCGCGAGTGCAGCTGAACCTCGTCCACATCGCATTGCGTAACGGTGCACTGCACGCCCAGCGGCCCGGCTTCGAATGCCGCGTGCTGTACGACGGCATCAACCCAGCCACGCGCATCCAGCGACTGAAGCGGAACGTTGTCGCTCTTGTGTTCCAGGCGCGCATACATCAGCAATTCCGACGCCATGCTGTCCAGCTCGGCCACATCGCTTTTCATTTCCTCAACCAGGCGGCTGCGCGCCGCCGGGTCGGGTTCACGGTCGATCATGTCCAACTCGAACGACAGCCGGGAAATGGGCGTGCGCAGTTCATGCGACACCGCGTTGGTCAGGTCGCGCTGATTGCTGATCAGCGCACTGATGCGATCGGACATCTGGTTGAACGTGTCGCCCAGCCCACGGATGCTGGAAAAACGCGACAACCGGACACGCGCTTGCAAATTGCCCTGCCCCATGTGCTGCGCGGCGGTCTTCAGTGCTTCCAGGTCTCGCCAAATCGGCAGCGCCCACAGCAGCATGAACCCGCACAGCAGCAAGCCCAACGCGGAATAGACGCCAACAATTACCCAGGTGCCGACCAACGGCTCGGGCGGCATCTTGACCAGCAGCCATTGCGCGCCCGGCCCCGGAATGGCCGCGACGAAGCTCATCTGCTTGTCACGCAGGAAGAACCCGCCCGCATCGATGGTGCGCCACTCTTCATCCGTCAGCGCGAAATCCGCCGCGTGGTAGTCGGCGGGGTCCAGCACCTGCAAGGCCAAACCGTAATGCGGCGCCAGCGTGTCGCGCACATAATCGCGGCGCGCCTCCGGCGGCACGTTGGCCAGTTCCTGCTTCAGGCTGTGCAACTGGCCGCGCACCGCTTCGCGCGTGTAGTTCGCCGTCTCGGGCTCAAACAAGTAGTTCGCGGCCCGGTCCACCACTTCGCTGGACAGCACAAAGCCAATCGCCAGCACCACGAAGATGCGCAGGACGAACTTAAGCATCGCCAAGCTCGTGCGCCTTGGGCGAGAACAGATAGCCCTTGCCCCAGATGGTCTTAATGCGGGTGGGGTCGCGCGGATCATCGTCCAATTTGCGGCGCAGCTTGCTGACGCACACATCCACACTGCGATCCAGCCCATTGAATTCGATGCCGCGCACGGCGTTCAGCAGATCGTCGCGCGTCAATACCTGACCGGCCTGGCTGGCCAAGGCCCACAGCATTTCGAATTCCATGGTGGTCAGGTCAAGCTCGACGCCCGCGAGCTTGACCGCGCGCGTCTGGCGGTCGATGGACAGCGGACCGAACGCCAGATGATCCGGCTGCGCGTCAGTCTGGTTGTGGCGGCGCATCAGGGCGCGAATCCGTGCGAGCAGCACGCGCGGCTCAACCGGCTTGATGACGTAATCGTCCGCGCCGGATTCCAGCCCCAGAATCTGGTCCAGGTCGTCTTCGCGAGCGGTCAGCATCAGGATGGGCGCGCTTGAAAACGCGCGCAGGTCACGGCATACCTGCAAGCCATCGCGGCCCGGCAGCATCAGGTCCAGGATGGTGATGGCCGGCTCGTGGCGGCGAAACGCCTCCACGGCATGATCACCGCGATAGGCCTGGGCGACATTGAAACCGTGCTGTTCCAGAAACTGCGCAATCAGGCGCGAGAGCTTCGGATCGTCTTCGACTAACAAGGCCTTGGTCATGGTGTCCGGGCTAAAGTTCTTGCACCGTTACGGTGCATTTGCGCGGCAAGCATACACCGAAAGAATCGAGATTCTGCGTGGCAGCCGCGCCGCGCGGCAGCCCATTCCCGCGCGTCGAAGTCGGGCATGACCAGGCCCAATGCAAGAACTACCGCAACGCCGCCACCGCCTTCGCCAAGACACGACAAGCGGTGGTCGTCGTGCGCGGACCGTCGCTATTCCGCCCTTGCGCCGGAAACTTTGACGGTCTCAGCCCAGCGTTTGGTTTCCGTGGCAATGAACGCCGTGAATGCTTCAGGGCTTGAGGCAAGCGGGTTGAGCGACATTGTGGCGTTGGCCCGTTCGACTTCGGGGGTCTTGAGGGCAAGCCCGATCGCTTCGTTCATGCGCTTGATGATGGCATCCGGCGTTCCCTTGGGCGCCACAATCCCGCCCCAAGCCACCGCTTCGAAGTTCGGAAAACCAGATTCAGCCATTGTTGGAACATCCGGCATGGTCGCCAGGCGCTTCGAACTGGTGACCGCAAACGCTTTCAGCGTTCCGTCGTTGATGAACTGCTGGACGCCGTTCACGTTATCGAACATGACGTCGACCCGCCCGCTGACAACATCCGACAGCGCCATGGACCCGCTGCGATACGGCACGTGGGTGATATCCAGCGCGCCAACCGCCTTCATCATTTCGCCCGTCAGATGGCTACCCGAACCTACCCCGGTTCCCGAGGCGAAGTTCACCTTGCCGGGGTTCTGCTTGATATACGCCGTCAACTCCGAGATGGAATTCGGCTTGAAGTTCTTGCCCGCGACAAGGATGTAAGGGTTGTCGAACAGCAAGCCGACAGGCGCAAAATCCTTGATCGGGTCATAGGGCAAACTGCTATAGAAGCTTGCATTGACAGCCAAGGTGATGTTGTTGCCAAAGCCGAACGTGTAGCCATCCGGCGCCGCCTTTGCAACCGTGCGGGTGCCCACGATTCCTCCGGCGCTCGACAGGTTTTCCACGATGACGGGCTGTTTGAGGATTCTTCCAATCTGTTCGGCAACGGGCCGCGTCGCCACGTCAGGCCCAGACCCCGCCGCGTAGGGAATGATGAGTTTGATGGGTTTGTTCGGCCAGGATTGCGCGTGCACGGCCGTAGACAATGTGATCGCCAAAAGCGCGATCCATCGGGAAATTTTCATGGGATTCTCCAAGCTACTTTTTGAATGCACGTCATCCGCGCAGAATTTGAATCAGGCGATTCATCCAGGGCGACCCCGGTTCCCCCGCCGCAAGCGCCGGAGAAAAATGATCCCCCGGCAGCACCATGGTTTCGCAGGGTCGTTGCAGCCGGCGCAGCTCGGCTTCCATCGTTTGATTGCCCTTGACGATCCTTGGCAAGTCTTCCTTGGCATAGGCCAGCAACATAAAGGGGCTGTCTTGATCCAGAAGACACACGGGACTTGCCAGCGCCGCTTCCGAAGCGTCATGTAGAAGATTCTGATGCGTGCGTTCTTCCCCGCTGTCCGGAAGCCGGTCGGGATACCGGATATCAAGCGGCGCACACAGCGGAAAGCACGCGACGATCGACGACGCAGGGATGCCGTGGCTCGTCAGACCGTTGACGCTTAACGCGGCAAGCGTCATCAAGTGGCCGCCCGCCGAATGCCCGCCAAGCGCGATGCGGCCTGGGTCGCCGCCATACTCGTGAATGTTCCGATGCACCCACGAGATCGCTGACAGGCAATCGTCCAGAAGCGCCTGCCACTTGAAGCGCGGCGCAAGCCGATACGAGACCGAGACAAACGTAATACCGGCGGCAACCAATGCAGGGGCCATCAATGCCACCCACTCCTTGTAGCCGTTCGTCCACGCGCCGCCATGCGCGAAGACCAGCACCGGGCCGGCTTGTCCGTGTGCGTTTCGGCTGGGGTAAACGTCGAGCCGGTGCGCGGCGGTGTCGCCATATTGAATGTCCGCGACACGTTCGCATCGCTGTACGGCGGCAGCGGACAGCGCTAGCGCCGCCCGCGCGTAGTCCTCGGCCTCTGGGGGATATAGCGGGGGCTGTGGGGCAAGATGGGGAAAGCTCATATCTGGACCGCGCTGAAGTGATTTCGGTTGTGCTAAAGCGATAGCGGCTTGTAGGCCACCGCCTTGATCTCAATGCGCAGCATCGGATGCGGCAACTGGTGCACCGCCACGGTGGTTCGGGCGGGGCCGTCGTAGTCGAAGTATTCGGCGTAGACCTCGTTGTAGCCCTTGAAGTCGCCCATATCGACCAAGTACGTGGAGAGTTCGACCAGGTCTTTCAGGCTGGCGCCCGCGCTTTCAAGAATCGCCTTGATATTCTCGATGACCGCGCGAGTCTGCGCGCGGATATCGGCATCCAGCACGCCCATGGCGTCAGCCTCGGCGCCCACGAAGCTGTTGTCGGCGCGCCGGGAGCTGGTGCCCGAAACGAACAGAAAATCACCGGCACGTTTCACGTGAGGGAACTTGCCGCGCGGCTGCGCGCGCCCTTCGACGACGGCTGACGACACATTGCTTTTGCTCATGGTTTTCTCAGTCATTGACGACATCCGGCGCATCCACGTGGATGCAGACATTGGTGAGTTCGGAGTAGAAATTCAACGAGTGCAGCCCGCCTTCGCGGCCAATGCCGGACAGACCGCTACCGCCAAACGGTGTGCGCAGGTCGCGCAGGAACCAGGCATTGACCCAGGCAATGCCAACGTTCATGGACTGCGCAACGCGGTGCGCCTTGTTCACGTTGCTGGTCCAGATCGTCGCTGCCAGGCCATACGGCGTGGCGTTGGCACGGCGGATGACTTCCGCTTCGGTGTCAAAAGGCGTGATGTGGCCGATGGGGCCGAAAATCTCTTCCGACACGCAGCGCGCGTCATCGGCCAAGCCGGCGATCAAGGTGGGTTCAACCCAAAAGCCGCCATCCAACGCATTGCCGAAGCTGGGCGTGCCGCCACCCACGATGAACTGCGCGCCTTCTTCTCGCGCCAGCGCGTAGTAGCTAAGCACCTTGTCACGATGCGCCGCTGAAATCACAGGCCCCATGTCCGTAGCCGCGTCGGTGGGATCGCCCAGCTTGATGCGTTTGGCGCGCTCGGCCAGCGCGGCCACGAAGCGGTCGTAGATGGGCCGTTCAACAAAAATTCTTTCGGAGCACAGGCACACCTGGCCGCTGTTCAGGAACGCCGCGCGCGTCATCCCTTCCACGGTTTTTTCGAAATCGCAGTCGGCGAAGATAATGGCCGCGTTCTTTCCGCCCAGCTCGAACGACACCGGCTTCACGCCGTCGGCGGCGGCGTGCATGATGGCCGTGCCGGTCTTCGATTCACCAGTAAAGGTGATGGCGCTGATGTCCGGATGCTTGGTGATGAACTCCCCGGCCGAGTTTGGGCCAAAGCCGTGCACCAGGTTGAACACGCCGTCAGGCAGCCCGACGGACTGCATTACCTCGGCAAGCAGCGTGGCCGTGCCCGGCGTTTCTTCCGATG harbors:
- a CDS encoding 2-hydroxymuconic semialdehyde dehydrogenase; the protein is MFKQYRNFINGRFVDSEKRFAGINPATGVRFADVHEATQAMVDEAIAAGHRAVRGWGATSVADRADMLYRIADEIDRRADDFLEAEVSDTGKPVTLASKLDIPRGAANFRIFADILKTAPLETFRTELADGAHAINYAVRKPLGVVGIISPWNLPLLLFSWKVAPALACGNAVVAKPSEETPGTATLLAEVMQSVGLPDGVFNLVHGFGPNSAGEFITKHPDISAITFTGESKTGTAIMHAAADGVKPVSFELGGKNAAIIFADCDFEKTVEGMTRAAFLNSGQVCLCSERIFVERPIYDRFVAALAERAKRIKLGDPTDAATDMGPVISAAHRDKVLSYYALAREEGAQFIVGGGTPSFGNALDGGFWVEPTLIAGLADDARCVSEEIFGPIGHITPFDTEAEVIRRANATPYGLAATIWTSNVNKAHRVAQSMNVGIAWVNAWFLRDLRTPFGGSGLSGIGREGGLHSLNFYSELTNVCIHVDAPDVVND